The following are encoded together in the Acidovorax sp. KKS102 genome:
- a CDS encoding ABC transporter permease translates to MFNLLRPVWMYRGFLLGSVRREFQSRYRNSLLGAAWNIINPLAMIVVYTVIFAHVMKARLPGVDSTFGYSIHLCAGVLTWGLFAEITTRSQNMFLDNSNLLKKLNFPRLCLPVAVVANGLLNFFIVFGLFTAFLIFSGNFPGLAFLALFPLLMLLILFAASLGMILGVLNVFFRDVGQFFGIFITFWFWLTPIVYSPNVLSPQIQPFMALNPMSGFMGAVQGILVRGDWPQWSSLSYLAILSIALALLGLRLFRSHAAEMVDEL, encoded by the coding sequence ATGTTTAATCTGTTACGTCCGGTCTGGATGTACCGAGGATTTTTGTTGGGCAGTGTAAGGCGTGAGTTTCAGTCCAGATACCGCAATTCGTTGCTGGGAGCGGCTTGGAATATTATCAACCCCTTGGCCATGATTGTGGTGTACACGGTCATTTTCGCGCACGTCATGAAAGCCAGGCTGCCCGGTGTGGATAGTACCTTTGGCTATAGTATTCACTTGTGCGCAGGTGTCTTGACATGGGGGCTTTTTGCGGAAATAACCACCCGGTCCCAGAATATGTTTTTAGATAATTCCAATCTGCTGAAAAAATTGAATTTTCCCCGTTTGTGCCTGCCGGTCGCAGTTGTGGCTAACGGGTTGTTGAATTTCTTCATCGTCTTTGGATTGTTTACTGCTTTTTTGATTTTTTCTGGCAATTTTCCGGGTTTGGCGTTTCTTGCGCTGTTTCCATTATTGATGTTGTTGATATTATTTGCTGCCAGCCTCGGAATGATTTTGGGTGTGCTGAATGTGTTTTTTCGCGATGTGGGTCAGTTTTTTGGAATTTTCATAACTTTTTGGTTCTGGCTGACGCCTATTGTATATTCTCCCAATGTGCTTTCTCCGCAAATTCAGCCATTTATGGCGCTTAACCCCATGAGCGGCTTTATGGGTGCTGTGCAAGGCATACTGGTGCGAGGTGATTGGCCCCAATGGAGCAGCTTGAGTTATTTGGCGATTCTCAGTATCGCACTGGCATTGCTGGGCCTACGACTATTTCGTAGCCATGCAGCTGAAATGGTGGACGAGCTTTGA
- a CDS encoding bifunctional 2-polyprenyl-6-hydroxyphenol methylase/3-demethylubiquinol 3-O-methyltransferase UbiG has protein sequence MSEDLYRAFEDKFRGSRDLIKSRQLTYLPFVQSLRSYYATAEAIDLGCGRGEWLEILKEFGFSGHGVDLDQSMLAACHERGLSVTRQDALSALRALPDESQVIVSSFHMVEHIQFSDLCLLIQEALRVLKPAGLLILETPNPENISVGTVDFYIDPTHQKPIPPQLLSFLPEYYGFARVKIIRLQEEKSLASKAWISLGDVLRGVSPDYAVVAQKTNILLSVDGISDAFGPGYGVTLDALAGKFDQQLREASECAASAQAQALQASECAASAQAQALQASECAASAQTQAQQASERAASAEAALAALHQSRSWRLTAPLRLAGRVFRSLFQKLKSLKPRLKNGAKVLLMRASLYVNRHPRLKHAALFVLARFPAVKERLKAAAASRPVVSVLEPPVSADLVHLTSHARQIYFDLKNAIARSQQERN, from the coding sequence ATGAGTGAAGATCTTTATCGCGCGTTCGAAGATAAATTTCGCGGCTCGCGAGATTTGATAAAATCGCGTCAACTGACATATCTACCATTTGTCCAGTCCCTCAGGTCGTACTATGCAACCGCAGAGGCCATCGACTTAGGGTGTGGCCGAGGGGAGTGGCTAGAAATATTAAAAGAATTTGGCTTCAGTGGCCATGGTGTAGACCTTGATCAGTCCATGTTGGCTGCGTGTCATGAGCGCGGCTTGAGTGTAACTAGGCAAGATGCTCTTTCAGCCCTCAGGGCTTTGCCGGATGAAAGCCAAGTCATTGTTTCAAGCTTTCATATGGTGGAGCACATCCAGTTTTCTGATCTTTGTTTGTTGATACAAGAGGCACTAAGGGTATTAAAGCCCGCAGGTTTGTTGATCCTTGAAACACCGAATCCGGAAAATATAAGTGTTGGGACTGTGGATTTTTATATTGACCCGACACATCAGAAACCTATTCCCCCGCAATTGCTTTCTTTTTTGCCAGAGTATTATGGATTTGCAAGAGTCAAAATAATTCGCCTGCAGGAAGAAAAGTCACTGGCTAGCAAGGCATGGATATCTCTGGGTGATGTGTTGCGTGGCGTGAGCCCGGACTACGCTGTAGTTGCCCAAAAGACCAATATCTTGTTGTCGGTCGACGGTATCAGCGATGCCTTTGGGCCGGGGTACGGAGTGACACTGGACGCGCTGGCTGGAAAATTTGACCAACAACTTCGCGAAGCCAGTGAATGCGCAGCATCGGCCCAGGCCCAGGCCCTGCAAGCCAGTGAATGCGCAGCATCGGCCCAGGCCCAGGCCCTGCAAGCCAGTGAATGCGCAGCATCGGCCCAGACCCAGGCCCAGCAGGCTAGCGAACGCGCCGCCAGTGCAGAGGCGGCACTGGCGGCGTTGCATCAAAGCAGGTCGTGGCGCCTGACTGCACCGCTTCGACTGGCGGGGCGAGTGTTCCGTTCGCTATTCCAGAAATTGAAATCTCTCAAACCAAGGTTGAAAAATGGAGCCAAGGTACTGCTGATGCGCGCAAGCCTCTATGTGAATCGGCACCCCCGGCTTAAACATGCTGCGCTGTTCGTTTTGGCCAGGTTCCCCGCCGTAAAAGAGCGCTTGAAAGCCGCCGCAGCGTCCAGGCCGGTGGTCTCTGTCTTGGAGCCTCCTGTTTCTGCTGATCTGGTACACCTCACTTCCCACGCACGCCAAATTTACTTCGATCTCAAAAATGCTATCGCGCGCAGCCAGCAGGAGCGTAACTAA
- a CDS encoding mannose-1-phosphate guanylyltransferase/mannose-6-phosphate isomerase, which produces MNYFSKPIVIPVILSGGAGTRLWPVSREGHPKPFMKLADGESLLLKSYLRAAAVVDAVGSGTTEVVTVTNRDYYFMSKDELAHARLGERYPGTFMLESVGRNTAPAVAMAAHHVAQKFGRDALMLILAADHLIKDHTRFATAVADAVLLAQRDKLVTFGVVPTGPETGFGYIEAGDPMERGRAAVRFVEKPSLEKAVEYIATGDFYWNSGMFCFKAGVILDEMAQHAPQVYTGSEACWSALQLARQSTEHMLEIPPSHFESIPDISLDYAVMERSTNVAVVPSDFGWNDIGSWSAVSELALPDTANNRAVGEVIFVDTHNTFVQSEDRLVATLGVDNLIIVDTPDALLVAHPGKAQDVKKIVAKLRTLGHDAYKLHRTVMRPWGTYTVLGEGPGFKIKRIEVKPGASLSLQMHHHRSEHWIVVSGMAKVINGDRELFVGTNESTYIPAGHRHRLENPGVLDLVIIEVQSGQYLGEDDIIRFEDNYGRI; this is translated from the coding sequence ATGAATTATTTTTCAAAGCCAATTGTTATTCCCGTCATTCTTTCTGGCGGTGCGGGCACTCGTTTGTGGCCAGTGTCTCGTGAAGGGCATCCCAAGCCCTTCATGAAACTCGCTGATGGGGAGAGCTTGCTGCTCAAGTCGTACTTGCGTGCGGCAGCTGTGGTTGATGCAGTGGGTTCAGGGACTACGGAGGTGGTGACTGTTACCAATCGTGACTACTATTTCATGAGTAAGGACGAATTGGCTCATGCCCGACTCGGGGAGCGTTACCCCGGAACATTCATGCTGGAGTCGGTGGGGCGCAATACTGCGCCGGCAGTCGCCATGGCCGCGCACCACGTGGCGCAGAAGTTTGGGCGCGATGCCTTGATGCTCATTCTCGCAGCGGATCACCTTATCAAGGACCACACACGTTTTGCCACGGCTGTGGCGGATGCAGTACTTCTTGCACAACGCGATAAATTGGTGACGTTTGGTGTGGTGCCTACGGGGCCTGAAACGGGATTTGGCTACATTGAGGCAGGCGACCCCATGGAGCGCGGGCGTGCGGCGGTCCGGTTCGTGGAAAAACCATCTCTCGAAAAAGCGGTCGAATATATTGCCACTGGCGATTTTTACTGGAACTCTGGCATGTTCTGCTTTAAAGCGGGTGTCATACTGGACGAAATGGCCCAACATGCGCCACAGGTTTATACGGGTTCAGAGGCTTGCTGGTCTGCCCTGCAGCTTGCCCGGCAATCTACCGAGCACATGCTAGAAATTCCACCCTCCCATTTTGAGAGCATTCCTGACATATCGCTGGATTACGCGGTCATGGAGCGCTCCACTAATGTGGCAGTGGTACCTTCAGATTTTGGTTGGAATGACATCGGATCGTGGAGTGCCGTGAGCGAACTCGCCCTGCCTGATACGGCCAATAACCGTGCTGTCGGCGAGGTGATTTTTGTGGATACCCACAACACCTTTGTGCAAAGCGAAGACCGTTTAGTAGCTACCTTGGGAGTGGACAATTTAATTATTGTGGACACCCCCGATGCGCTATTGGTTGCGCACCCGGGCAAAGCGCAAGACGTTAAGAAGATCGTCGCAAAGCTCAGAACATTGGGACACGACGCCTACAAATTACACCGCACGGTAATGCGTCCGTGGGGCACCTACACCGTACTGGGAGAAGGGCCTGGTTTCAAAATCAAGCGCATCGAAGTCAAGCCGGGCGCATCCCTGAGTCTGCAAATGCACCACCACCGCAGTGAACACTGGATCGTGGTGAGTGGGATGGCCAAAGTTATCAATGGGGATAGGGAACTCTTCGTCGGTACAAACGAATCTACCTATATTCCCGCAGGTCATCGACATCGACTTGAAAATCCTGGCGTGCTTGATCTTGTCATCATCGAAGTACAAAGCGGTCAGTATCTCGGCGAAGATGATATTATTAGATTTGAAGACAACTATGGGCGCATTTGA
- a CDS encoding ABC transporter ATP-binding protein: protein MNAITVSQLGKAYKQYSTRWSRLMEWLDPRSRPRHHLHWVLQDINFTVSAGEAVGIIGMNGAGKSTLLKMITGTTQPSTGDVRIVGRLAALLELGMGFHPDFTGRQNAIMAGQLLGYSAHEMAVVMPRIEEFAEIGKYIDDPVRVYSSGMQMRLAFSVATAHRPDVLIVDEALSVGDAYFQHKSFDLIRQFRKQGTTLLLVSHDKGAIQGICDRAILLNAGRIAMQGEPESVMDYYNAMLAAKENQTVRQHQITDGKIQTISGSGIATAEQVMLLNDAGELIEFLNVGQSVHLRVVVKTHAELPELVLGYMIKDRLGQPVFGTNTHHLKQVLSNVGKNSCITFEFKFDANLGCGTYSVAVALHTSDSHISNNFEWRDMALVFHVVSLDKPDFVGVNWLPPTLIISQ, encoded by the coding sequence ATGAACGCCATCACTGTTTCCCAGCTCGGCAAGGCCTACAAGCAGTATTCCACGAGATGGTCCCGTTTGATGGAATGGCTGGATCCTCGCTCAAGGCCGCGTCACCATCTGCACTGGGTTTTGCAGGATATTAACTTCACGGTTTCTGCCGGGGAAGCTGTAGGCATTATCGGCATGAATGGTGCTGGCAAGAGCACGCTGCTCAAGATGATCACTGGCACCACACAGCCCAGTACGGGCGATGTGCGTATCGTGGGGCGGTTGGCTGCGCTGCTGGAACTGGGCATGGGTTTCCATCCGGACTTTACTGGTCGGCAAAATGCCATCATGGCAGGACAACTGCTGGGGTACAGCGCACACGAGATGGCTGTGGTAATGCCCCGAATAGAAGAATTTGCCGAAATTGGAAAATATATAGACGACCCCGTGCGCGTATATAGCAGCGGAATGCAGATGCGCCTCGCCTTCAGTGTGGCCACGGCACATCGCCCTGACGTTTTGATTGTGGATGAAGCGCTGTCTGTAGGAGACGCTTATTTTCAGCACAAAAGCTTCGATCTCATCCGCCAATTTCGCAAGCAAGGTACCACCTTGTTGCTTGTTTCACACGACAAAGGTGCAATACAAGGCATTTGTGATCGAGCGATATTGCTGAATGCCGGCCGGATTGCTATGCAGGGCGAACCGGAGTCTGTAATGGACTACTACAATGCGATGTTGGCCGCCAAGGAAAATCAGACGGTGCGCCAGCATCAGATAACAGATGGGAAAATTCAAACCATTTCTGGCAGCGGTATCGCAACTGCAGAGCAAGTTATGTTGTTGAACGATGCGGGTGAGCTGATCGAATTTCTGAATGTTGGCCAATCCGTTCATCTCCGCGTCGTCGTGAAAACCCATGCAGAGCTTCCTGAGTTGGTCCTCGGATACATGATTAAGGATCGGTTGGGGCAACCTGTTTTCGGTACGAACACCCACCACCTGAAGCAAGTGCTCAGCAATGTTGGTAAAAATAGTTGTATCACTTTTGAATTTAAATTCGATGCCAATCTCGGATGTGGGACCTATTCAGTAGCAGTGGCGCTCCATACTTCAGACAGTCACATTAGCAATAATTTCGAATGGCGCGATATGGCGCTGGTTTTTCATGTGGTTAGTTTGGATAAGCCCGATTTCGTTGGTGTCAATTGGTTGCCGCCGACCCTGATAATTTCCCAATGA